The following are encoded in a window of Ruminiclostridium herbifermentans genomic DNA:
- a CDS encoding efflux RND transporter periplasmic adaptor subunit: protein MEAIQTEAQTYKKKKLVRNAAIIFITVVVLLTFFSKTINNFLLPEIEITSPRAGTLTKEITAQGEVVPLNTETINAYGNWKITDVKVKEGTEVKKGEILATIDVSDMKLEIKKMELNLLKMENSLKLYQNGTQAIDLEQYRDEVQLAQNEVDKAQKKLEEQKKLFSLDAVALESVNDAEEQLDKAKREYEQKQKLLKQKEDEIKKNGEDYQTIIKEKQAELELCRIELETIKKNSPQGGTIKSPVDGLIKSLSIEKGSVANSGQTLFEIIKRETDTYIKWTLDSKRAGEVDKRAEVMFSIAEPEKLEFSGAIKEKKYLLNEGTYQYLAEVKKEGLNLEIGQKVDVLVKKSSTPYPKLVPNSSITKEIGKSCVYVMKTKNGIMGEERYVQKVEVTVDESDNFYSAISGGGLTEDDKVVTFSSKPLSDKIQVKLR, encoded by the coding sequence ATGGAAGCTATACAAACAGAGGCTCAAACTTATAAAAAGAAAAAACTGGTGAGAAATGCAGCAATAATATTTATAACTGTTGTTGTCTTACTGACATTTTTCTCAAAAACAATAAACAACTTTTTGCTTCCCGAGATTGAGATTACAAGTCCAAGAGCAGGAACTCTTACTAAGGAGATTACTGCTCAAGGAGAGGTTGTTCCATTAAATACTGAAACTATAAATGCATATGGAAATTGGAAAATTACAGATGTTAAAGTTAAAGAAGGCACAGAAGTAAAGAAAGGCGAAATACTAGCTACCATAGATGTAAGCGACATGAAGCTGGAAATAAAAAAAATGGAATTGAACCTGCTCAAAATGGAAAATTCTCTGAAATTATATCAGAACGGAACTCAAGCCATTGACCTTGAACAATACAGAGATGAGGTGCAATTGGCTCAAAATGAAGTAGACAAAGCACAGAAGAAATTAGAGGAGCAGAAGAAATTATTTTCACTTGATGCAGTGGCTCTTGAAAGTGTTAATGATGCAGAAGAGCAGCTAGATAAGGCAAAAAGGGAGTATGAGCAGAAACAGAAGCTACTAAAACAAAAAGAAGATGAAATCAAAAAGAATGGTGAGGACTATCAAACCATTATTAAAGAAAAACAAGCCGAACTTGAGTTATGTCGGATTGAACTGGAAACCATAAAGAAAAATTCTCCACAAGGAGGAACAATAAAGTCTCCTGTTGATGGTTTAATAAAGAGCTTATCCATTGAAAAGGGGTCTGTGGCAAATAGTGGGCAGACTTTATTTGAGATAATTAAAAGGGAAACTGATACATATATAAAATGGACACTAGATAGTAAGAGGGCTGGTGAGGTGGATAAAAGAGCCGAAGTTATGTTTTCCATAGCAGAACCTGAAAAGCTGGAGTTTAGCGGAGCCATTAAGGAAAAGAAATATTTGCTGAATGAAGGAACTTACCAATATCTAGCTGAAGTGAAAAAAGAGGGGCTAAATTTAGAAATAGGACAAAAGGTTGACGTACTTGTGAAAAAATCAAGTACACCTTATCCAAAGCTTGTACCTAATAGCAGTATTACAAAAGAAATCGGAAAGTCCTGCGTTTATGTGATGAAAACAAAGAACGGCATAATGGGTGAAGAAAGATATGTACAAAAGGTAGAAGTTACTGTGGATGAATCAGATAATTTTTATAGTGCAATATCAGGTGGAGGTCTTACTGAAGATGATAAAGTAGTTACCTTTAGCAGCAAACCATTATCTGACAAAATACAGGTTAAATTGAGGTGA